The following proteins are co-located in the Doryrhamphus excisus isolate RoL2022-K1 chromosome 15, RoL_Dexc_1.0, whole genome shotgun sequence genome:
- the gng13b gene encoding guanine nucleotide-binding protein G(I)/G(S)/G(O) subunit gamma-13b gives MDEMDLPQMKKEVESLKYQLAFKREKSSKTVTDLVKWIEDGVPEDPFLNPELMKNNPWVEKGKCILL, from the exons ATGGATGAGATGGACCTGCCCCAGATGAAGAAGGAAGTGGAGAGCCTCAAGTATCAGTTGGCCTTCAAACGAGAGAAGTCCTCCAAAACAGTGACAGA TTTGGTGAAGTGGATAGAGGATGGCGTCCCAGAGGATCCCTTCTTGAACCCGGAGCTAATGAAGAACAACCCGTGGGTGGAGAAAGGAAAATGCATCCTTCTGTAG